GCTGTAAACTCACCGGTGACCTTGGCCCAAACTGGCTTGGAGGCCGTTACGATATCCTGGAGGATACGATTGACCGCGTTCTCATAGAAGATCCCGAGATTTCTGTACGCGTGGAGATACATTTTCAACGACTTCAGTTCCAGGCATTCTTTGCCCGGCATGTAGTGTAGTGTGATGGTCCCGAAGTCAGGAAGGCCGGTCTTCGGGCAGATCGCGGTATATTCAGGAATCGTGATGGTGATTTCGTAGCCCTTGTATTGGCTCGGGAATGTTTCAATGTCCGGCAGTGGTGCGGTAATCCCGCTCTTCGCATGGTCCTCGTTGTACCCGAGGGCGGTGGTTCTTGATGTTCTT
This genomic interval from Nitrospirota bacterium contains the following:
- the queF gene encoding preQ(1) synthase: MKRKTTKRTSRTTALGYNEDHAKSGITAPLPDIETFPSQYKGYEITITIPEYTAICPKTGLPDFGTITLHYMPGKECLELKSLKMYLHAYRNLGIFYENAVNRILQDIVTASKPVWAKVTGEFTARGGLSSKIEATYP